One genomic window of Coffea eugenioides isolate CCC68of chromosome 1, Ceug_1.0, whole genome shotgun sequence includes the following:
- the LOC113749518 gene encoding uncharacterized protein LOC113749518: MRTCRSKKFIVKVMFLAAVARPRFDCSRNKHFDGKIGIFPFAFKEPAKRNSKNRVAGTLETKPILSVTKEVYRRCLIDNVLPAIRAKWPQSDVISPIFIQQDNAKPHIDPMDVEFIEAATREGFDIRLSFQPPNSPDMNVLDLGYFRAIQSLQHQEAPNSIDELISAVEKSFDELSSESLNNVFLTLQLCMLEVMKNCGGNNYKVPHIGKQRLIRDGNLPLQIGCDKELIDKIIHYLQA; this comes from the coding sequence ATGAGGACTTGTAGGAGTAAAAAGTTTATTGTTAAGGTTATGTTTCTAGCTGCAGTTGCTCGACCTCGCTTTGATTGTTCTAGAAACAAGCACTTTGATGGGAAAATTGGAATATTTCCTTTTGCCTTCAAAGAACCAGCTAAAAGGAATAGCAAAAATCGTGTTGCTGGTACTCTAGAAACAAAGCCTATCCTATCAGTGACCAAGGAAGTGTATAGAAGGTGCTTAATTGATAATGTTTTGCCTGCAATTCGTGCTAAATGGCCACAAAGTGATGTTATCAGCCCTATCTTCATCCAACAAGATAATGCAAAACCACATATTGATCCAATGGATGTTGAGTTCATAGAAGCTGCCACAAGAGAAGGTTTTGATATTCGTTTATCATTTCAACCACCTAATAGCCCTGATATGAATGTTCTTGATCTTGGGTATTTTAGAGCCATTCAATCACTCCAGCATCAAGAAGCACCTAACTCTATTGACGAACTAATTTCTGCTGTTGAAAAGTCTTTCGATGAATTATCATCTGAAAGTCTCAACAATGTGTTCTTAACCTTACAACTATGTATGCTTGAGGTGATGAAGAATTGTGGAGGGAATAATTACAAAGTTCCACATATTGGGAAGCAACGGTTGATAAGAGATGGAAATCTTCCTTTGCAAATTGGATGTGATAAGGAGCTTATTGACAAAATCATCCATTATCTACAAGCATGA
- the LOC113778146 gene encoding glucan endo-1,3-beta-glucosidase-like, with product MTTILLLLGLFLLGLRLTGVQSIGVCYGLNGNNLPSKQDVINLYKRNGIQRMRIYGPDPEVLNALKGTNIELLVDVPNESIQDVATNPSAAANWVQNNIKKYSPAVKFRYISVGNEVPVGSAVARYVGPAMEKIQKTIASAGLQNQIKVSTSILTGLVTNSYPPSHGSFSNEAKPFIKPIINFLVQNNAPLLVNVYPYFSYIGSRNTIPLDYALFTSQKTVVQDGKLGYQNLFDAMLDGHYSALEKEGGSKVNIVVSETGWPSDGNPPAASSANAGTYYKNVIRHVMSGKGTPKKPGGGIETYLFAMFDENQKRGEETEKHFGLFYPNQQPKYGISFK from the exons ATGACAACTATCCTGCTTTTGCTTGGGCTGTTTTTGCTTGGTCTCAGACTCACAG GGGTGCAATCTATCGGAGTCTGTTATGGGCTAAATGGCAACAACCTACCCTCCAAACAGGACGTTATAAATCTTTACAAACGAAATGGCATCCAAAGAATGAGAATTTACGGCCCAGATCCTGAAGTGCTCAATGCTTTAAAAGGAACCAATATAGAACTTCTTGTTGATGTTCCCAATGAAAGCATTCAAGACGTTGCAACCAATCCTTCAGCAGCTGCGAATTGGGTTCAAAACAACATCAAAAAATATTCACCAGCTGTGAAATTCCGATACATATCAGTTGGAAATGAAGTACCTGTTGGTTCTGCCGTTGCTCGATATGTTGGTCCAGCCATGGAAAAGATACAGAAAACAATAGCATCAGCAGGCCTTCAGAACCAAATCAAGGTTTCAACATCAATACTTACAGGTCTAGTAACCAATTCTTATCCTCCCTCACATGGTTCATTTTCGAACGAAGCTAAACCATTCATTAAACCTATAATTAATTTCCTAGTCCAAAATAATGCACCATTGCTAGTCAATGTGTACCCCTACTTCAGCTATATTGGTAGTAGAAACACTATTCCACTGGATTATGCATTGTTCACCTCACAAAAAACGGTTGTTCAAGATGGTAAATTGGGATATCAGAACCTTTTTGATGCAATGTTGGATGGTCATTATTCAGCTCTAGAAAAAGAAGGCGGTTCTAAGGTAAACATTGTTGTGTCGGAAACTGGCTGGCCATCTGACGGGAATCCTCCTGCTGCATCATCTGCAAACGCAGGCACTTACTACAAGAATGTGATTCGCCATGTTATGAGCGGGAAAGGGACTCCAAAAAAGCCTGGAGGAGGCATAGAAACTTATTTATTTGCCATGTTTGATGAGAACCAGAAGCGTGGAGAGGAGACAGAAAAACATTTTGGCCTTTTTTATCCAAATCAACAGCCTAAGTATGGAATTAGTTTCAAATAA